One window from the genome of Candidatus Hydrogenedentota bacterium encodes:
- a CDS encoding NAD-dependent epimerase/dehydratase family protein, translated as MSVVLVTGSAGLIGAETVRRFAREGFTVVGIDNDMRAYFFGPEGSTKWAAESLRETIPSYRHHDADIRDYAALDRIFAEYGSDIALVVHTAAQPSHDWAAREPLTDFGVNAVGTLNLLELTRLHCPEAPFIFTSTNKVYGDTPNYLPLIEMETRWEVEKSHPYAEHGIDETMSIDQTKHSVFGASKVAADVMVQEYGRYFGMKTALFRGGCLTGPGHSGAELHGFLSYLMKCAMTGREYRIFGYKGKQVRDNIHSADLVDAFWRFFKKPRSGEVYNMGGSRHSNCSIMEAIAICERLAGKKMVYTYVEDNRIGDHIWWISDVRRFQSHYPDWQYAYDLQRIMEEIYHGFEGRI; from the coding sequence ATGAGCGTTGTCTTGGTAACGGGATCGGCAGGGTTGATCGGCGCGGAAACGGTACGGCGGTTTGCCCGCGAAGGGTTTACCGTCGTGGGCATTGACAACGACATGCGCGCATATTTCTTCGGGCCGGAAGGATCCACCAAATGGGCCGCCGAGTCCCTGCGGGAAACGATTCCCAGCTATCGCCATCATGATGCGGATATCCGCGACTACGCCGCGCTGGATCGAATCTTTGCCGAATACGGTTCGGATATCGCTCTCGTGGTCCATACGGCCGCGCAACCCAGCCACGACTGGGCCGCGCGGGAACCCTTGACGGATTTCGGCGTCAACGCGGTGGGTACGCTGAACTTGCTGGAATTGACACGCCTGCATTGCCCCGAAGCGCCCTTCATTTTCACCTCGACCAACAAAGTCTATGGCGACACGCCCAATTATTTGCCGCTGATCGAAATGGAAACACGTTGGGAAGTGGAAAAGTCCCATCCCTACGCCGAACACGGCATTGACGAAACCATGTCCATCGATCAGACCAAGCACTCCGTTTTCGGCGCTTCAAAAGTGGCGGCGGATGTCATGGTGCAGGAATACGGTCGTTATTTCGGGATGAAGACGGCCCTGTTCCGCGGCGGATGCCTGACGGGTCCGGGCCATTCGGGCGCGGAACTCCACGGATTCCTTTCGTACCTCATGAAATGCGCGATGACAGGGCGCGAATACCGCATCTTTGGCTACAAGGGCAAGCAAGTGCGCGACAACATCCATTCGGCGGATCTGGTGGACGCATTCTGGCGCTTCTTCAAGAAGCCGCGATCCGGCGAAGTCTACAACATGGGCGGCAGCCGCCACAGCAACTGTTCGATAATGGAGGCCATCGCCATTTGCGAGAGGTTGGCCGGCAAGAAAATGGTGTATACCTACGTCGAGGACAACCGGATCGGCGACCATATCTGGTGGATCAGCGATGTCCGCCGGTTCCAGTCGCACTATCCGGACTGGCAGTACGCCTACGACCTGCAGCGGATCATGGAGGAAATCTACCATGGCTTCGAAGGCCGCATCTGA